DNA from Coffea arabica cultivar ET-39 chromosome 10c, Coffea Arabica ET-39 HiFi, whole genome shotgun sequence:
agtaccggctctTTATGGATATTCTACTTTCAAACAtctaatttatgataaatatatcaatgtttgtaagtaaaatttaaaaagtattacagtaatattcttacaaaaaaaaatcggtaggttatctatttaatataaattaaatatttaaataaaaaaagaaatggcccataaagtattaattctttatggctttcatccattagatgagtaaagtattggctctttatgggcattttattctgaatcatttaatttatgttaaatacataaatatttgtaactaaaattgaaaaagtgttacattaatatttttacggaaggAAAACTGGTacgttttgtatttaacaaaaacttttagtaaaattcaaaaagccTATATTTCCATTGTACAAAATCTTATAGTACAAAGCCTACAAgatttgtatttaacataaattttaGTAAAATGCCATTCCATTTTGTACTCCATTGTACAAAATCTTATAGTACAAAGCCTATAAgatttgtatttaacataaattttaGTAAAATGCCCTTCCGTTTTGTACTCTCATATTTTTACGGAAGGGCATTTTACTAAAAAGTCCCGTTAGTACAAAGCCTACCAGTTTTTTGTTATAGTACAAAGCCTACaaagtctcatatttttgttaaatacaaaacctactagttttccttccgtaaaaatattaatgtaacaccttttcaattttagttacaaacatttatatatttaacataaattaaatgattcaaaataaaatatccATAAAAAGCCAATACTTTACTTATCTAATggatgaaagtcataaagaattaatactttatgggcaatttcttttttttttaatatttaatttatattaaatagataacctaccgatttcctttttgtaagaatattactgtaatactttttaaattttacttataaacattgatatatttattataaattaaatgtttgaaagtaaaatatccaTAAAGAACCGGTACTTTAAATGGGTAATGCttatttgcccataaactacacctcttaaagtttattaattgttaattgatttgtagtactttgtcattAATTGGACATGTAACACAAAGGGCAAAtctggtacaaaattctaatttcactctctaaaacaatattttaatcgtttggactaaatttgcaaaggattaaTAAGTTCAGGGGAGGTTAgtgcaatttttcaaaccacatgAGAGGTTagtgcaagtgtcagaaaccttagggaggtttctgcaattatcccaatTATAAAAGGTACATAAGGAACGGTATATTTCACAGAAACTCTATAATAGAGGATACTAATGTATGGATGTCTGTATTTGCCCATAGTGTAATTGTGTTGAAGTTTGAGACTTTACCATCATAGCCATGTAAGTATCTGTTTTTTACTCCAATAAGAATTGagagatttattttttttttcaagattttTCCCCCTAGCAAAACACCGCTTTTATTAGCAATAAGCAACAGGGGTGGGTATGATGGGCAAGAACTCAAAcacaaatgcaagaaactatcaACTCTCTCTAGAGGAGTTGGTCACCATATTAATTGTGGGGTGGGAGATCAAGGGTTCAAATCTTGTTTTCCATCAATGTGCCTCTCTATAAGGATTGTTCTAAATCCATTAGTTCTCACAAATCTATTGGTTTCGTTTGAATTGAGTAATTTGATGAATGATTTGATTAGGCCTGTCAATGAGGTTGGGCCAGCCCGAGCTCGACTCATTCGACCCGACAAAAAAACCCGATGAGCCCTACCTTTTAGTGAGTCGGTCTAAGTTTGAGCCTAAAAATTAGGCTCGAATTAAATATGAGCGGAGCTTGAGCCTTATTAGACTCAAACCCTATATAGGCCCAACCAtttaattacctatatataatatttatattttgatattatgtataattatatatccaaatatattattactaaatactaaatatatataaattataaaatacaaaaatacatctaaagacTCTTCCATGAGTTTTCTTGAGAGTCAATATTAGTAATACATAACTAAATCTCTaacttttcttattggttgagtaaatttttgtgttggcataatattggttgatttctttttggtttacaaacacaaatcatcaagcatatttggatttaaatcataagattataaaaaaaagtttcaacttttaaagatgtattgggttatgatcgcatgttttattactatttttcatgcattttgaataaattaaatataaatattgttaaaaaatttttggtttatatactttttaagaactattatttgttcatgtttagttttaatattatagtcttataaatgttaaattagttttacaacctaatagttatagtaattatattaaaaaaattaaggagtaataagtgagtTTGGGTTAAGCCCGATAAGGCTTACAATCCAAATATTATATGAGTTGAGTATGGGTTTCACATTTATGAACCCGAAACTCATAACCCGAAGCGcgaaaatgtttcaaattaaatgagctGAATTTGAACTTATGAAAGCCCGACTCATTAGACCCGATTGACAGGCTTAGATTTGATAAAATCGCTCTAATCGTTTGAATTTCTTAAGAGGCATTTGAGTTTGTAATGCATCAACAATTAAAATATCTTTAAATGTTAGAATAATtgataatttataaatataaatatcttCTAAATAATGTAAacaataaaaggaattttagagaatttcaaatcttttctcaaattcctcaatcctatcagcATACTTAATTCATTAGATTTAGAAAATCATTGTGAGATTCGGAAGATTTTGATCACTAGAAaacgggtttgtttggatagagtattatttgaaataattactatagcactttttgtgatgtgatgtatgtgagataaaaagataattgaaaatataaaaaggtgaattgaGAAATgggtttatgatgcaagcgaaatattatttgagatatttgtgCTATCCAAATATCTGTGCTTGAAAATATGCAATACTATTatacaatttccagatttagaATCTTCTGATATAATTTGTCCTTGTCGATCATGATAACGGATAAGATAGTAGTACATCAAAAGAAAGACTTTTGGGCCAGACTTACTGAGAAAGGTCGAATAATAATGATTTAAGTAATGGAGGAgaatttttttgacaaaaaaaaaaggaatggagGAGAATTTAGTGCCCATGCAATTGACTTTACAATTAGTCGAAAACGACATAGTAATGATTGATGCATAAAATATTTTCATCAAGTGTACTtcatgaaaaaagaaagaaaaaaaaaagaaatatcaaTCTTAATTTTGTTAGACTTAGAAAGGACAAAAAATGTATTGTTAAAATTAACCTCATCTGAACGGCATTTGATAACTGGATTTAAAACTAGAAAGCTTGATGATTGAACTTGAACAAGTCGTATTAAATATGAGTTGAGAAAGTGATGGTCATCGTTTTATTACTTTGACGACCTCTTTATTTCTCTTTGTGGAAAATGGTGGCACCTCTTGCTTTAATGTTGATGAATGTCATGTTCTCACAATTGATGTGCTATTTTTATGGGCTGAGGAGGCCAAGCTGGTGGTCTTCCAAAATTATGCGAACAAAATCAAGTAAAATCATCTAGTTATGTAGATATAGATAAGAGGGTGGATGCCGGGGAGGTTTTAGTGTAACAGTTGAGATTGAAACTTGAGAACTTAGAAATCCTGAGTTCTAATCTTCCTTTCTCTCTTTCCACCTTTTTAATTTCACCCTTCCCttattattaagaaaaaaaagcgATAATTTTAATAGTTAAAATGGAGACTCTAGAACTTAGGGGCCCTAGGTAATTCTTTGAGTTCCAGTATCTATAGTTGTAAAATCTGATCCGATAGTTGAATCGATCAACTCGATGAACCATTCATGAGGTCGAATTGGGTTACCAATTAGATCGATTAAACAACAAATTCATTAATCAGTCAACGATCCAACGGTTTAACTGGTAAACTGAGAAAAAGCTATCAGTTGAACTGTGAGTTGAACCAccaatttaaaatatattatttttataatttaagacatattgttatattatataatatgcTATTGTGCCATCCGCAATTCAACCGCCTAACCTACAATTGAACCGGTGTGTTGGTCACCTCTCTGAGCGGTGCTCAAAGTCAATTGAATAATTATGCTAGTATCCCACCATTCCCTAACTTTAAAGATAAAGCaccacctcttttttttttttttttaacaaagcaCTACCTCTTTTGATTATTAAAGTTAAATGGGAGTGAGGTCTCTATGGCCCATGATCAAGCTGTTCTTACTAGATTTCTATAATGCAATTATCATAAAGTCCTACTTGGATTGTTAGTTTctgtagaaaaattttgagaatattttttgatatattttttaatcattttttttatttcacatacattaatCGTTATAGtacttttttccaaaactccaaaaaattgcaatttcctcttttctccacaaaagaaaaaagaaaaacgtgCTACTGTACTGAGTAATGTGACTCACGCATGATCCATAGCCTATACTGGTCAAAACAATCTACATGTGAATCTCATGTCTGCCTAGTTTTAATTCTAACTTTTATGTTTGTGTATAGTACCTTTTACAATCTCATTTTTATGAAACTCTCAATGTCATTTCCTACTTAATTCGTCCATGGCCTATTTGCTAGCGTGTTATTGCTTTTtatttgaaccaaaaaaaaaaaaaaaccaattttgGATATGTTAGCCAAAGGTGCATGACATGTTAttggaaaattacaaaaaaaaaaaaaaaaaaagttctcaAAAGTTTCAATCCAAACGAGCTCTAAAGATTATGACTAAGCTAATTGGGGATGGAATCAAATTGGTTGCTTTTGTCGATAAAATAGTAGTTAACCTCACGCCAAGTGTGGAGAAAAGGATAGACATGTTGTTatgtaaaagaaagaaaatgtaatATAGGACGAGGCACCAATAAAATGATGTGGGTGAACTAGAACATGAACATTACCCAAAAAGAATTACAACCTAATTATGATGGAAGAAACGTGTTCATCACCGGCTGTAAATGAAGCTTGTTATTCGAAACTACTAAATTTTAAAAGGTTTTTCTGGTGCTTTATGGAAACACACTTACATTTCATCCAATGTATCATGCATATATACACATTAACAATTATTACACACTCTAACAATTATTACTTTCTCttgtatttatatactttttctaattaattttcttGCATATATATACTTTctttaattaatcttatatttctaaaaatctaaAACTTGAAATACATCTTAATGAGTGCTCTATGGGCACCCATTAGACAGATCGAATTTTAAAATACTCTTATCAATTAAAAGTGCGTAATTAGAAAAGAGTTCATTTATGTCTCCCAAAGGAACTAGTAACTTGGAAGCCAGGTAATCCGGTCTCCAAAACTACAAAATCTGTTTGATAGAGTTCgggtgtgtttggattacagattttcaaagaaaaattactTTGTTTTTCGTAGGCATATTTTTCCGtcacatttttatctcatatatatcaaatcgttacaataatttttctaaaaaaaaaagttcagaaaaatgcaatcctttttacctcacatatagtCTACACTAGTGTTAGATATGCTATTAATGATATTGATTGCTTGTACCATTCAGAATGTAGGACTTAGTGTATGTAAATATTCAAAATTATGTTTATTTGGACATAATTTGCAAAACCAGTTATGTCTAATTAATGCTCTTTGAAAGAAAATAATAGAAATGAATGATTATAACTGCTAACTTAGCATAATATATTgtgttattaaaaaaaatattgtgttATTAACTACTTACCTCTAGCTTATGAAAAATTGCTGAATGTGGAAGAAAAGTCAAGTCAAGTTGTTGCATGAAACACATTGCAAATTGTCTTTCTTGTCACGGTCATCAATGAAGACATCATGTACACCAAGGTATCACACTTACTACTCACATCAATTTTTtgcaatattttgaaaatcggacTGGACCGGCTGGTTGAATCGCGAACCGGTCATGGCACCGGTCCGGTTCTATAATATAGTTGATTTTGTCAGAAAATCGGTCGAACCGTGAAAACGGTCGAATCGGTAGTTTTCGgttttcaatttttccttttttttttgttttgcaaaatgcagctattaagattcaaactcaagacctttgtaatagaaaaCCAATGTATTAACCGTTGTACCATcatatcttattagttttttttgataacttatttatataaaacaaacactcatatttctttttttcatttttcttacaatATCCCATTCTCTcatagttttttctttttaattttcaattctctccctctctctctttctctatcttcttttcttttgtcactctctttttaatcaaacctctttatttttaatttattgatgttttcttccatcttttaattttgtttttgtccattaaattgaaaaaagttaaaaaggaattatttttctttaacccaaattatttaatgccataaccactcacttttatctcattttttgtttcttatcaagtttacatttctattttcgattctcttgacttccttcgaactccaaacttccttttttaaattacaATCTCTAAATtccaaaacgtaaattaaaatttaagtttacaatatctaaattctcatagacgtgaattttgtgtaatttcaaaatattgtgatatttttgggttggatttagatataattgaaattgagatgaaatttatttgttttaacttataatttaaaatttttatttttaaaaatctaagttattaaaaaatagtaaacttttcatcatataaagtattaaattagtccattacatgtcttattttgtgcatatatatttatataaattatttttaaaaaaattcattgaactgGAATTGAACCGATTCTACCGATTGAACCTTGatcctttcacttcaccggttcaattaatgATCCGATTTTTTAAACATTGattttttgccaaaatattTCAGGCCTGTAGCCTTTCAAATTCACACTAGGTGAAGACGAAAATATGACCTGTAATTTCTCTATAGAAAACGCACAAAGATAAACATAGCATATGAACTACAATTTTGGATCCAAAaaactgcaaaaaaaaaaaaaaaaaaaatttgggaacACAATGCATAcgtcttttcttttttactatCTAAACTGACTCATTGAACACCATAGACATATGGTAGGTAAAAGACATGACTGCCGTAGTTCGTACAAAAAGGTCAAAACTGAAGGCAATCCTCGACAACTCaggagtttttgtaaaaaatcacagcttaataatttgatatatgtaacataaaatgataattaaaaaaatatgttcgcgaaaaggtaaaattatttttttgcagACAATCGCATTCCAAATAAGTCTAGACATTAGTAACATCTTcgaatttctttttccttaggGTCCATTTGGATCCCTtgtttttgggttgtttttgaaaaactatttttcacattccaaatgctacagtaaatgtatatttccaaaacaactccaaaaacaccatatccaaacattatatcaaaaacaactacatatgtatatttcaatttgtatattttaattatgtatattatattatattaatataaattgaaatatacaaattgaaaattatatatattatattatataaatatttatatacactaatattatacataatattgtatattatacataatataatataatatacataatatgtaatattgtatacataaatgtgtaaatatttatacataatattatgtacattatattataatatatacattattaatgtataatattattatgtacattattgtgtataataatgttatatataatatataatatacataatatgtaataatgtaataatgtatattatgtataatatattatattatgtatattatattatatatatacaatattatgtatattatacaaattgaaaattatatattatatattatataaatatttatataatgaaatatacaataaatattacaaattgaaatgttatataaacaccatatttataaaattataatatttataattaatattaatgtatattatatatattatatatttatatatttatgtatacatattataaatattttattttatttaaaaaatatttttatatatttataatatatttatatgaatattatatattatataaattatatataatataatatgtaatatatattatatattatacatttatataagtgtacatttatacataatatatatattaatgtacatttataatatacatttatgttatgtattatatataatataatacatttatattaatatacataatattattttatatttacacataatattaatacatttgtacatttatattaattatattaatatatttatacataatattaatatatattaataaaattagaatttataaatttatttaatattcatttgtaattgatacatttataataatatacacttatacatttataaatatatttatattatgtattatatataatataatacatttttataatttttagcgaatatataaatatatttatttattaatatttataaatgtattataaatgcataaatgtatataaaaataaaaatataaaaattataaattataaaaatacccataaatatgttttaaaaatacctctaaaagtaattcaaaaaacatctacagtaaaagtttttcatatagtttttgaaaaacaaccccaaaaataactaatccaaacgaacttgtatttcaaaaacgaaatgctacagtgctgtttttgaaaaacaaccccaaaaatagctaatccaaacggagccttaGATAAACAAAAAACTTATCCGCATTTGTAGCCAAAACAGTTTGGGAGTCTACAAAACTCAAACAAAATGTATGGACGCCCAAAAAGGACCACTTTTTCTCCCCTAAATGAGCAATCCTTCATAGCTGCAGATTCCTTTTGCTAAATTTGGCAAACCCacaaaaaaaattgccaaattAGATTGTCCCAAGCTCTGGGAATGAGatctttttgcaattttcagagAGCCACTTGGAGTGCATGTAACGAGCTTTTCTCCATGGAGGAACGTGAAGACCCCTTTCTCTTAAAGACTCTTTTGCAGCTGAACAAACCAAAGAGATGATCTTTTCAAGTTTTAATTCTGTCCCAACAAAAATTGAAGGCAGAGAATTTGAGAGCTCTTCATATTCTGGTGTAGGCCTTGCCAGCTCAAACTGAGACCTAAAATCAATGTCTACAATCAATCTCACAGCACCATCACTTGTAGCatcattcttcatcatcacaTCAATGTACTCGTATTCACCTGTAAATTCAAAAACTATCAACCCACAAAGGaaagaataagaaaaagaagaatataTCATTATTCCGTGAAATTTAGTTTACATTTTGATTACTTGACCATACCTACTAGAAAAT
Protein-coding regions in this window:
- the LOC113713684 gene encoding uncharacterized protein isoform X2 produces the protein MSSSDDEKLSQMIRDYIELDPSSPISSSKSLQVDQKSSFMYLQEILERVTVAESEILRKIFLYWKDLEPSKLRKWVVMNLGKDYYDASLCRTSWVTKFNRSSGEYEYIDVMMKNDATSDGAVRLIVDIDFRSQFELARPTPEYEELSNSLPSIFVGTELKLEKIISLVCSAAKESLRERGLHVPPWRKARYMHSKWLSENCKKISFPELGTI
- the LOC113713684 gene encoding uncharacterized protein isoform X1 — encoded protein: MSSSDDEKLSQMIRDYIELDPSSPISSSKSLQVDQKSSFMYLQEILERVTVAESEILRKIFLYWKDLEPSKLRKWVVMNLGKDYYDASLCRTSWVTKFNRSSVFEFTGEYEYIDVMMKNDATSDGAVRLIVDIDFRSQFELARPTPEYEELSNSLPSIFVGTELKLEKIISLVCSAAKESLRERGLHVPPWRKARYMHSKWLSENCKKISFPELGTI